A region from the Oceanidesulfovibrio marinus genome encodes:
- a CDS encoding TIGR03960 family B12-binding radical SAM protein: MRELLPLLPKPSRYLGVEEGAVVKNPDAVRGRLALAFPDLYEVGMSYTGMTMLYDAINRLDHLWAERVFAPCRETGAILTERGAALTTLESDTPLRELDCIGFHITHELCYSNVLFMLDLAGIPRRTKDRTDEPVIIAGGGCTLNAEPLAEFVDCMVLGDGEVILPPLVEAIADMRREGLERGELLAQLARIDGVYVPSIHLPRTEADEIAEPPAARRTLVRNLDDTVYPLAPVQPFGAVHDRFTIEIARGCTRGCRFCHAGMTYRPVRERSLDALGSIVENGLAASGYEELSLLSLSTGDFSALGALFHQTLPHCAAEQVAISLPSLRVGSVTPEIMAAIAGIRRTGATLAPEAGSQRLRDVINKGVTEEQLLEHVKHLFLNGWNGVKLYFMIGLPTETEEDLEAIVRLCRLVRETAFRTTPHKKGRITVTGAVSPFVPKPHTPFQWERQISLDEIKERIAFLKERFRQAKVNFRYHLPQMSWLEGVFSRGDRALSRVVELAYEKGALFDSWNDSLNLAPWREAMAELGVIPESYLAARDLDAPLPWDHLGCGVTREFLLRERKRALDAKVTPDCRYGACVSCGVCDCSAKGSEFSDHGEPAGIAHILNQATRDQETQETEDVTPASAEAAVAAEPTAAEDVAEEDACDVLGVKASHVRIWYATRGEAAFLSQLELQPTFERAFRRAGLPLSFSRGFHPLPLISFGRALPVGVASECEYINCFLREPLDAAAVRRALVPAMPAFLPVTYVEDLSMGKKQPQPVAERFRLEMQGDADRGVVRETWEAFRDAEEFPVQIETKKGVKTKDLRPYVTEIETDGFEDDAAVRFTLDWSGGYMSPLKIAMGVCPDLTLERFLLTKESARF; encoded by the coding sequence ATGCGCGAACTGCTGCCGCTGCTACCCAAGCCCAGCCGCTACCTCGGTGTCGAGGAAGGCGCCGTCGTCAAGAACCCGGACGCCGTGCGCGGCCGTCTGGCCCTGGCCTTTCCGGATCTCTACGAGGTGGGCATGTCCTACACGGGCATGACCATGCTCTACGACGCCATCAACCGCCTCGACCACCTCTGGGCCGAGCGCGTGTTCGCCCCATGCCGCGAGACTGGCGCCATACTCACAGAGCGCGGCGCGGCCCTGACCACCCTGGAGAGCGACACCCCCCTGCGCGAGCTGGATTGCATCGGCTTCCACATCACCCACGAGCTCTGCTACTCCAACGTCCTCTTCATGCTCGACCTTGCCGGCATTCCCCGCCGGACAAAGGACAGGACCGACGAGCCGGTGATCATTGCCGGCGGCGGCTGCACGCTCAACGCCGAGCCCCTGGCCGAGTTTGTGGACTGCATGGTACTGGGCGACGGCGAGGTCATCCTGCCGCCCCTGGTGGAAGCCATCGCCGACATGCGGCGCGAGGGCCTGGAGCGCGGCGAGCTGCTCGCACAATTGGCGCGGATAGACGGCGTCTATGTTCCATCCATACATTTGCCCAGGACGGAGGCGGACGAGATTGCCGAGCCTCCGGCCGCCCGCCGCACCCTGGTGCGCAATCTGGACGACACCGTGTACCCGCTGGCCCCGGTGCAACCCTTCGGCGCCGTGCACGACCGCTTCACCATCGAGATTGCCCGCGGCTGCACGCGCGGATGCCGCTTCTGCCACGCAGGCATGACCTACCGGCCGGTGCGGGAGCGCAGCCTGGACGCCCTGGGCAGCATCGTGGAAAACGGACTGGCCGCCTCCGGTTACGAGGAGCTCTCCCTGCTCTCCCTCTCTACCGGCGATTTCTCCGCCCTCGGCGCTCTCTTCCACCAGACTCTGCCCCACTGCGCCGCCGAGCAGGTGGCCATCTCCCTGCCGTCGCTGCGCGTGGGATCGGTAACGCCGGAGATCATGGCCGCCATCGCCGGCATCCGCCGCACCGGCGCGACCCTGGCCCCGGAGGCCGGCAGCCAGCGCCTGCGCGACGTCATCAACAAGGGCGTTACCGAAGAGCAGCTGCTGGAGCACGTGAAGCACCTCTTTCTCAACGGCTGGAACGGCGTGAAGCTCTACTTCATGATCGGCCTGCCCACGGAGACCGAGGAAGATCTCGAAGCCATCGTCCGGCTGTGCCGCCTGGTGCGCGAGACAGCCTTCCGCACCACGCCGCACAAGAAGGGCCGCATCACCGTGACCGGCGCCGTCTCGCCCTTTGTGCCCAAGCCGCACACCCCGTTCCAGTGGGAGCGCCAGATCAGCCTGGACGAGATCAAGGAGCGCATCGCCTTCCTCAAGGAGCGTTTCCGTCAGGCCAAGGTCAACTTCCGCTACCACCTGCCGCAGATGAGCTGGCTGGAGGGCGTGTTCTCCCGCGGGGACCGCGCGCTCTCCCGCGTGGTGGAGCTGGCCTACGAGAAGGGCGCGCTCTTCGACAGCTGGAACGACTCGCTGAACCTCGCCCCCTGGCGTGAGGCCATGGCCGAGCTGGGCGTCATTCCCGAGAGCTATCTTGCGGCGCGGGACCTGGACGCCCCCCTGCCCTGGGACCACCTGGGCTGCGGCGTCACCCGCGAGTTCCTGCTGCGGGAGCGTAAACGGGCGCTGGACGCCAAGGTCACGCCGGACTGCCGCTACGGGGCATGTGTCTCCTGCGGCGTATGCGACTGCTCGGCCAAGGGCTCCGAGTTCAGCGACCACGGCGAGCCGGCCGGCATCGCCCATATCCTGAACCAGGCCACGCGCGACCAGGAGACCCAGGAGACTGAAGACGTTACACCCGCTTCCGCTGAAGCCGCTGTTGCAGCAGAACCCACCGCCGCAGAAGACGTTGCGGAAGAGGACGCCTGCGACGTGCTGGGCGTGAAGGCCTCCCATGTGCGTATCTGGTACGCCACGCGCGGCGAAGCCGCCTTCCTCAGCCAGCTGGAGCTGCAGCCGACCTTTGAGCGCGCCTTCCGCCGGGCCGGGCTGCCCCTGTCCTTTTCCCGCGGGTTCCATCCCCTGCCGCTCATCTCCTTCGGCCGGGCCTTGCCCGTGGGCGTGGCCAGCGAGTGCGAGTACATAAACTGCTTTTTGCGCGAGCCCCTGGACGCCGCCGCAGTGCGCCGCGCCCTGGTTCCGGCCATGCCTGCATTCCTGCCCGTCACCTATGTGGAGGATCTCTCCATGGGCAAGAAGCAGCCCCAGCCCGTGGCCGAGCGCTTCCGTCTTGAGATGCAAGGCGACGCCGACCGCGGCGTGGTACGCGAAACCTGGGAAGCCTTCCGCGACGCGGAGGAGTTCCCGGTACAGATCGAGACCAAAAAAGGCGTGAAGACCAAGGATCTGCGGCCCTACGTTACGGAGATCGAGACCGACGGCTTTGAGGACGACGCGGCCGTGCGCTTCACCCTGGACTGGTCCGGCGGGTACATGAGCCCGCTGAAGATCGCCATGGGGGTCTGCCCGGACCTCACGCTGGAGCGTTTTCTGCTGACCAAGGAGTCGGCCCGGTTCTGA
- a CDS encoding PP2C family protein-serine/threonine phosphatase: MPENPATTEFFSHSSPDVAFRRIENLLKASQSLVRIESIELLLPSLLEMAKDVTNAEAASILLFNPESEELCFYHAIDPDPDAAPIPSDVCHEYPDAVTLCGAGCFARLFQHASVSSALSSIRLRLGEGIAGSVARERRAVLVRDARSDPRFSPRADAVTGFTTRNLICAPLLYQDELLGVIEVLNALDRESFVEEDVKVLECFACLAAESLQRAALLNARVAQKALEAQLEAAATIQASFLPSLDGRHGGVRAWGVTRPARFVGGDLYDVMPLPDGTGLAYVADVSGKGLPASLIMAAAWAQVRAEANRTPEPGPLLERVNNALVRTLERQAHFVTIVICRYGLPGGLVQLASGGHPAPLLAGPDGVAELERTNSLPLGIEEDTPYPMTEFVIEPGGSLLLFSDGLFEAEDTDGAMLGMQRVLNALAGATPPLGEPVLEIFETFTRGAEAADDLTILELSRVSA, translated from the coding sequence ATGCCAGAGAATCCCGCCACTACGGAGTTCTTCAGCCACTCTTCGCCGGATGTAGCGTTCCGCCGCATCGAGAACCTGCTCAAGGCGAGCCAGTCCCTGGTGCGCATCGAGTCCATCGAGCTGTTGCTGCCCAGCCTGTTGGAGATGGCCAAGGACGTGACCAATGCCGAGGCCGCATCCATCCTGCTGTTCAATCCCGAGAGCGAAGAGCTCTGCTTCTACCACGCCATCGATCCGGACCCGGACGCCGCTCCCATTCCATCCGACGTCTGCCACGAGTACCCCGACGCCGTGACCCTGTGCGGGGCCGGCTGCTTTGCCCGGCTCTTTCAGCATGCATCCGTGTCCAGCGCCCTGAGCTCTATCCGCCTGCGCCTGGGCGAGGGCATTGCCGGCTCCGTGGCCCGGGAACGCCGCGCCGTGCTGGTGCGCGACGCCCGCTCCGACCCGCGCTTCTCCCCCCGCGCAGACGCCGTCACCGGCTTTACTACGCGCAACCTCATCTGCGCGCCGCTCCTCTATCAGGACGAGCTGCTCGGAGTGATCGAGGTGCTCAACGCCCTGGACCGGGAGAGCTTTGTGGAGGAGGACGTCAAAGTTCTCGAATGCTTTGCCTGCCTTGCGGCGGAGTCCTTGCAGCGGGCCGCGCTGCTCAACGCGCGTGTGGCGCAGAAGGCGCTGGAGGCCCAGCTTGAGGCCGCGGCAACGATACAGGCGTCCTTCCTGCCCAGCCTGGACGGTAGGCATGGCGGGGTCCGCGCCTGGGGCGTGACTCGGCCGGCCCGGTTCGTGGGCGGCGATCTGTATGACGTGATGCCCCTGCCGGACGGCACAGGCCTCGCTTACGTGGCGGATGTATCGGGCAAGGGGCTGCCGGCCTCGCTGATCATGGCCGCCGCCTGGGCCCAGGTTCGCGCCGAGGCCAACCGCACCCCGGAGCCCGGCCCGCTGCTGGAGCGCGTGAACAATGCTCTGGTACGAACCCTGGAGCGGCAGGCCCACTTCGTGACCATTGTTATCTGCCGTTACGGCCTGCCCGGCGGCCTGGTGCAGCTCGCCTCGGGCGGGCATCCGGCTCCGCTCCTTGCCGGACCGGACGGTGTTGCCGAGCTGGAGCGCACAAACTCGCTGCCCCTGGGCATCGAGGAGGACACGCCCTACCCCATGACCGAGTTCGTCATCGAGCCGGGCGGCTCCCTGCTGCTCTTTTCGGATGGATTGTTCGAGGCCGAAGATACGGACGGCGCCATGCTCGGCATGCAGCGGGTTCTCAACGCGCTGGCCGGAGCAACGCCGCCGCTGGGGGAGCCGGTTCTGGAAATATTCGAGACCTTCACCCGCGGGGCCGAAGCCGCGGACGATCTGACCATTCTGGAGCTTTCACGCGTCTCGGCCTGA
- a CDS encoding STAS domain-containing protein: protein MEEGVIQMFVDEARERLANIEAELPEIANGSGIQDPELLNTIFRTAHFIKSGACFLGLRAIRTLAHRVENVLGLLRSRDMEPSTTVINTVLIAFGVLDEMLDDVEASDAADIEPLIEALLGLISACLPGERLPALVETREVLLPDGRPIFRVCEHDLIQARRAGNFLYVVEYDLIHDVMQKGKTPLDLLRFLEKSGMLLDCRTDPSGVGDLDQDISRRVPLYILYATILEEDLVRAVFQVDSRYIHTVRLEEPGIALTVPLAQHEASMTSLGVTIDEGELDDMEAAFDKSLAQAEELAHAAAEEALDTEPDEAENFNCITLSGRLTIERAPEFKDLFLKALDAGVDFDVDMTAVESVDVTFLQVLWAAYKSAEKRGLCISVAGSIPDELKETAALAGFADLSGETQCPVGFPLLGERIKGE, encoded by the coding sequence ATGGAAGAAGGCGTGATTCAGATGTTCGTGGATGAGGCCAGAGAACGGCTGGCGAACATCGAAGCCGAGCTGCCGGAGATCGCAAATGGAAGCGGCATCCAGGACCCGGAGCTCCTGAACACTATTTTCCGCACCGCGCACTTCATTAAGAGCGGCGCATGCTTTCTGGGGTTGAGGGCCATCCGCACCCTGGCCCACAGAGTAGAAAACGTGCTGGGCCTGTTGCGCAGCCGAGACATGGAGCCCTCCACAACCGTCATCAACACGGTTCTGATCGCTTTTGGCGTGCTGGACGAGATGCTGGACGACGTGGAGGCGAGCGACGCCGCCGATATCGAACCCCTGATTGAGGCGCTGCTGGGGCTGATAAGCGCCTGCCTGCCTGGCGAGCGTCTGCCTGCGCTGGTGGAGACGCGGGAGGTGCTGCTGCCGGATGGACGGCCCATATTCCGGGTGTGCGAGCACGACCTGATCCAGGCGCGCCGGGCCGGGAATTTCCTGTACGTGGTGGAGTACGACCTGATCCACGACGTGATGCAGAAGGGCAAGACCCCGCTCGATCTGCTGCGTTTCCTGGAGAAGAGCGGGATGTTGCTGGACTGCCGGACCGACCCGTCCGGTGTGGGCGACCTGGACCAAGACATTTCCAGGCGCGTACCTTTGTACATCCTCTACGCGACCATCTTGGAGGAAGATCTCGTGCGTGCGGTGTTTCAGGTGGATTCCAGATACATCCACACCGTGAGGCTGGAGGAGCCGGGCATCGCCCTGACGGTGCCGTTGGCGCAGCACGAGGCATCCATGACAAGCCTCGGAGTAACCATCGACGAGGGGGAGCTGGACGACATGGAAGCGGCTTTCGACAAGTCATTGGCCCAGGCAGAAGAGCTGGCCCACGCCGCGGCCGAAGAGGCGCTGGACACAGAGCCTGATGAGGCGGAAAACTTCAACTGCATCACGCTCTCCGGTCGGCTGACCATCGAGCGCGCTCCGGAGTTCAAGGACCTTTTTCTCAAGGCCCTGGATGCCGGCGTGGACTTCGACGTGGACATGACGGCGGTGGAAAGCGTGGACGTGACCTTCCTGCAAGTGCTCTGGGCTGCCTACAAAAGCGCTGAGAAACGCGGGCTGTGCATCTCGGTGGCCGGGTCGATTCCGGATGAGCTCAAGGAGACGGCCGCACTGGCCGGGTTCGCCGACCTGAGCGGAGAGACGCAGTGTCCGGTCGGATTCCCGCTTCTGGGCGAGAGAATCAAGGGGGAGTAG
- a CDS encoding ATP-binding protein, giving the protein MESTQTVLRVAMSAELGNIDAACNEACGFLDRLGLEHCRFVVVLGLREALANAVVHGARFDAGQIIRAELEYGRDGVSVTVSDEGPGFDWANAGRAVPHPLSMGGRGLPILYGYFDAVSFNARGNCIWFATNGGSNVVSQSPDWAGGAAAIVMPCRGVESSGAGVLRQELQDLLHAGVTDITIDMSGVSVVDSTGIRLFIAAHNALAAAGGGLRLRRVSQDMTALFGAMRLDTHFRVDPE; this is encoded by the coding sequence ATGGAGTCTACACAGACGGTGCTGCGGGTAGCCATGTCCGCAGAGCTCGGCAACATCGACGCGGCCTGTAACGAGGCGTGCGGATTTCTTGACCGCCTCGGCCTGGAGCACTGCCGGTTCGTGGTCGTGCTGGGCCTGCGGGAGGCGCTTGCCAACGCCGTAGTCCACGGCGCGAGGTTCGACGCCGGCCAGATCATCCGCGCCGAGCTGGAGTACGGCCGGGACGGCGTCTCCGTGACCGTGTCCGACGAGGGGCCCGGCTTCGACTGGGCCAACGCGGGCAGAGCTGTGCCCCATCCCCTGAGCATGGGCGGACGGGGCCTGCCCATTCTTTACGGCTACTTCGACGCTGTCAGCTTCAACGCAAGGGGCAACTGCATCTGGTTTGCCACAAACGGCGGCTCCAACGTGGTCTCGCAAAGCCCCGACTGGGCTGGCGGCGCGGCCGCCATCGTCATGCCATGCAGGGGGGTGGAGTCGTCCGGCGCGGGAGTTCTGCGCCAGGAGTTGCAAGACCTTCTCCATGCGGGCGTGACCGATATCACCATCGACATGTCTGGCGTCAGCGTCGTGGACTCCACAGGCATTCGTCTCTTCATTGCAGCGCACAACGCCCTTGCCGCGGCCGGCGGCGGATTGCGGCTTCGACGCGTCAGCCAGGACATGACAGCACTCTTCGGCGCAATGCGCCTTGATACGCATTTCCGGGTGGATCCTGAGTAA
- a CDS encoding M16 family metallopeptidase, translating into MILLTTPTPKAQAIQESDVEHTVVRLENGMSVLVQPDDRFPLASVRLYVHTGSAYETPNQAGISHLLEHMVFKGTEKRAPGEVARDIEAVGGYVNAATSFDYTVFLSELPADHWELALDVFKDMIFGAKLDPEEVNREKQVVLSELERGEDNPSTLIFKDIQKKVWPGTTYAWPVIGYRDTVSKLQAQDIREYVNRQYQPQSMLLVVVGKVSRDEAVAAAERVFGGLKNTRSLTPPNPLPLEELGGAAPQVTVRKGPYNKTYLSAAFPAPGFRATDATGLEVLAHLLGGDYTSKLYRKYKYEEQLVDTISVSYLSLERVGLLYFNAVLDSQNLDAFWKEFITDLSTLKASDFSQDILDRAKLNLEDSLYQTKETLGGLASKLGFFQFFEGNPLAEENYLTELNLVDDLELDRIIAAYLNPSRLSVSALIPEETAKDDASNKPSGDGVAAALQKDMLQVVQKDWPVQKAPAKDTSLPAKEAALKAEYVDLGHGRTLVLLPDPTLPYTAVSMHFRGGDLLLPPDKQGLSELMGRVLPRGIDGMSATEIQDYLAAHAADLNTSAGRDMLGVSAKFPTRFSADIFDLFTRILTGPTFPEDEVAREKKNQLATIMKREDQPMGRMFRELFPQLFHDHPYSYYHMGQPKELGALTRDDVVDLWQKQRSEPWVMAVCGDYDRDVVVNAAQRLADALPPGEHPVAFTPPNWSKDHEFTMHMEDRNQAHLLLVFPVPGQAQQDGPGLRLLRNTLGGMSGPLFRTLRDEQGLGYSVSTFLWQSPESGFLAFYIGTSPDKLDKARKGFRDLIAKLHTTPMDEESVERGKNQLSGDYYRDHQSLLSRSSEASGLMAQGLPHDLNRESIEAAKSLTAQDLMTLTKKYLEWDKAYEVTLQP; encoded by the coding sequence ATGATTTTACTGACGACCCCGACCCCCAAGGCGCAGGCCATTCAGGAAAGCGACGTGGAACATACCGTGGTTCGTCTCGAGAACGGCATGAGCGTTCTCGTTCAACCGGACGACCGCTTCCCGCTCGCTTCCGTGCGCCTGTATGTGCATACCGGCTCAGCGTACGAAACCCCGAACCAGGCAGGCATCAGCCACCTGCTGGAACACATGGTCTTCAAGGGGACAGAAAAACGCGCCCCCGGTGAGGTGGCGCGGGATATCGAGGCCGTGGGCGGATACGTCAACGCGGCCACGAGCTTCGATTATACGGTCTTTCTGTCCGAGCTTCCGGCCGATCACTGGGAGCTCGCCCTGGACGTGTTCAAGGACATGATCTTCGGCGCCAAGCTGGACCCGGAGGAGGTGAACCGCGAGAAGCAGGTAGTCCTTTCGGAGCTGGAGCGCGGCGAGGACAACCCCTCCACCCTGATCTTCAAGGATATCCAGAAAAAAGTCTGGCCGGGCACTACCTATGCCTGGCCTGTCATCGGCTACCGCGACACCGTGTCCAAGCTCCAGGCCCAGGACATCCGGGAGTACGTGAACCGCCAGTACCAGCCGCAGTCCATGCTGCTGGTGGTGGTGGGCAAAGTCTCCAGGGACGAGGCCGTGGCCGCTGCCGAGCGCGTGTTCGGCGGGCTCAAGAACACCCGCTCCCTCACCCCGCCCAATCCCCTGCCCCTGGAGGAGCTTGGCGGCGCCGCCCCGCAGGTCACCGTGCGCAAAGGACCATACAACAAGACGTACCTCTCGGCCGCGTTCCCCGCACCCGGGTTCCGGGCAACGGACGCCACGGGGCTGGAGGTGCTGGCCCATCTGCTGGGCGGCGACTACACGTCCAAGCTCTACAGGAAGTACAAGTACGAAGAGCAGCTGGTGGATACGATCTCCGTATCCTACCTCTCGCTGGAGCGCGTGGGCTTGCTCTACTTCAACGCCGTGCTCGACTCCCAGAACCTGGACGCCTTCTGGAAGGAGTTCATCACCGATCTCTCCACGCTGAAGGCCTCGGACTTCTCCCAGGATATTCTGGACCGCGCCAAGCTCAACCTGGAGGACTCCCTGTACCAGACCAAGGAGACCCTGGGCGGCCTGGCCAGCAAGCTCGGCTTTTTCCAGTTCTTCGAAGGCAACCCCCTGGCCGAGGAGAACTACCTGACCGAGCTGAATCTGGTGGACGATCTGGAGCTGGACCGCATCATTGCGGCGTACCTGAACCCATCGCGGCTGTCCGTCTCCGCCTTGATCCCGGAGGAGACCGCCAAGGATGACGCATCCAACAAGCCGTCCGGCGACGGCGTCGCCGCCGCGTTGCAGAAAGACATGCTCCAGGTCGTACAAAAGGATTGGCCCGTGCAGAAGGCCCCTGCCAAGGATACCTCGCTGCCGGCCAAGGAGGCCGCGCTGAAAGCCGAGTACGTGGACCTGGGCCACGGCCGCACCCTGGTGCTGCTGCCTGATCCCACCCTGCCGTACACCGCCGTGTCCATGCACTTCCGCGGGGGCGACCTGCTGCTTCCTCCGGACAAGCAGGGCCTTTCGGAGCTCATGGGCCGGGTGCTGCCGCGCGGCATCGACGGCATGTCCGCCACCGAGATCCAGGACTACCTGGCGGCCCACGCTGCGGACCTGAACACCAGCGCCGGCCGCGACATGCTCGGCGTGTCGGCCAAGTTCCCCACCCGCTTCTCCGCGGACATCTTCGATCTCTTCACGCGCATCCTCACCGGGCCGACCTTCCCGGAAGATGAAGTTGCGCGGGAGAAGAAGAACCAGCTCGCCACCATCATGAAGCGCGAGGATCAGCCCATGGGACGCATGTTCCGCGAGCTTTTCCCGCAGCTCTTCCACGACCATCCCTACAGCTACTACCACATGGGTCAGCCCAAGGAGCTGGGGGCGCTGACCCGCGACGACGTGGTCGACCTGTGGCAGAAGCAACGCAGCGAGCCGTGGGTCATGGCCGTGTGCGGCGACTACGACCGCGACGTCGTGGTCAACGCGGCGCAGCGTCTGGCCGACGCCCTGCCTCCCGGCGAGCACCCGGTGGCGTTCACCCCGCCGAACTGGAGCAAGGACCACGAGTTCACCATGCACATGGAGGACCGCAACCAGGCCCACCTGCTGCTGGTCTTCCCGGTGCCGGGCCAGGCCCAGCAGGACGGCCCCGGCCTGCGCCTTCTGCGCAACACCCTGGGCGGCATGAGCGGCCCGCTGTTCCGCACCCTGCGCGACGAACAGGGCCTGGGCTACTCCGTGTCCACCTTCCTCTGGCAGAGCCCGGAGTCCGGCTTCCTGGCCTTCTACATCGGCACCTCGCCGGACAAGCTGGACAAGGCGCGGAAAGGCTTCCGTGACCTTATCGCCAAGCTGCACACCACGCCCATGGACGAGGAAAGCGTGGAGCGCGGCAAGAACCAGCTCTCCGGCGACTACTACCGCGACCACCAGAGCTTGCTCAGCCGTTCGTCCGAAGCCTCGGGCCTGATGGCACAGGGCCTGCCGCACGACCTGAACCGCGAGTCCATCGAGGCGGCCAAATCCCTGACCGCCCAGGACCTCATGACCCTGACCAAGAAGTACCTGGAATGGGACAAGGCCTACGAGGTGACGCTGCAGCCGTAG
- a CDS encoding tetratricopeptide repeat protein, whose amino-acid sequence MRRDAVSCGGIAQYEREGVMGTSSQECRDCSSGNGGGGNLPFYLACGLVLLVFVVYESVFGASFITFDDTIYIYDNDIVRQGLTGDGLLWAFSTLETGNWHPLVWLSHMAIVELLGLNPFWQHTANIVLHAASCVLLFAILYRLTSAAFRSFVVAALLAVHPLHVESVAWISERKDVLSMLFALLSVYAYALYAQAADRDRRRWLLASLLFFVLGLMSKAMLVSLPLLLLLLDYWPLRRFGSGTSGRWAAVWTLVKEKCLFFAASGVFCGVAYFAQAHSDSVSSLERVGAGYRMANVLVSYVAYLYKLVAPFDLGVLYPLRPVIPKWHVLLAGLLLLAITAGVVKLAARNRFLAMGWFWYLIAMLPVIGIVQIGRQSMADRYAYIPFIGLYIAIVWGVCALAGRFRFFRNRAVGYAVMAVVIAYFGVTAHAQAALWKNSGTLFGHTLSITGPNPYANKALGQYYWSIGERKKAFANMQVYYDRVSDSVDSHVIFAEMLVGAQRYSEAIRLAQDSLQRFPDSVRLYKLLGISLYATGKKDEALQAFLKAREVDPDDKDVAKNIGILLRGKTSNATE is encoded by the coding sequence ATGCGGCGTGACGCTGTTTCCTGCGGCGGCATTGCACAATACGAGCGCGAGGGCGTGATGGGAACCAGCAGCCAGGAATGCCGCGACTGTTCGTCCGGGAATGGAGGCGGAGGCAATCTCCCGTTCTACTTGGCGTGCGGCCTGGTCTTGCTGGTCTTCGTCGTCTACGAGAGCGTGTTTGGCGCGTCGTTCATCACTTTTGACGATACGATATATATCTACGACAATGACATAGTGCGGCAGGGCCTGACGGGGGACGGGCTGCTCTGGGCCTTCTCTACACTAGAGACCGGCAACTGGCACCCGCTCGTATGGCTTTCGCACATGGCCATTGTGGAGCTGCTCGGGCTCAACCCCTTCTGGCAACATACTGCGAACATCGTTCTCCATGCGGCCAGCTGTGTCTTGCTCTTTGCGATTCTGTACAGGCTCACCAGCGCCGCATTCCGCAGCTTTGTTGTCGCTGCGCTTCTCGCTGTCCATCCGCTGCACGTAGAGTCCGTGGCCTGGATATCGGAGCGCAAGGATGTGCTGAGCATGCTGTTCGCGCTCCTGTCCGTGTATGCGTATGCGTTGTATGCGCAGGCAGCGGACAGGGATCGACGGCGATGGCTGCTCGCGTCTCTGCTGTTCTTCGTGCTGGGATTGATGTCCAAGGCGATGCTCGTCTCGCTGCCGTTGCTGCTTCTGCTGCTGGACTACTGGCCGCTCCGGCGGTTCGGGAGCGGCACGTCTGGCAGGTGGGCTGCGGTATGGACCCTGGTCAAGGAAAAGTGCCTGTTCTTTGCCGCGTCAGGCGTGTTTTGCGGCGTCGCCTACTTTGCGCAGGCGCATTCCGATTCGGTCTCGTCCCTGGAGAGGGTCGGGGCCGGCTATCGAATGGCCAACGTGCTCGTGTCGTACGTGGCGTATCTGTATAAGCTTGTCGCGCCATTCGACCTGGGCGTGCTGTACCCGCTGCGGCCGGTCATTCCCAAATGGCATGTGCTCCTGGCCGGCCTGTTGCTGCTGGCAATCACGGCCGGCGTAGTCAAGCTGGCCGCGCGAAACCGGTTCCTGGCCATGGGCTGGTTCTGGTATCTCATCGCCATGCTCCCGGTCATCGGCATCGTGCAGATCGGCAGGCAGTCCATGGCCGACAGATACGCGTACATTCCATTCATCGGGCTCTACATCGCCATTGTCTGGGGGGTATGCGCCCTGGCCGGCAGGTTCCGGTTCTTCAGGAACCGCGCGGTCGGGTACGCCGTCATGGCGGTGGTCATCGCCTACTTCGGTGTGACAGCGCATGCGCAGGCTGCACTATGGAAGAACTCGGGAACCCTTTTCGGGCACACCCTGAGCATTACGGGGCCAAATCCGTACGCCAATAAGGCGCTTGGCCAGTATTACTGGAGCATCGGGGAACGCAAAAAGGCGTTCGCCAACATGCAGGTGTACTACGACCGCGTGTCCGATTCCGTCGACAGCCACGTCATTTTTGCAGAGATGCTTGTCGGCGCACAGCGATATTCAGAAGCGATACGTCTGGCCCAGGACTCGCTGCAGCGTTTCCCGGACAGCGTACGGCTCTACAAGCTGCTGGGCATCTCGCTGTACGCCACTGGCAAGAAGGACGAGGCCTTGCAAGCATTTCTGAAGGCGAGGGAGGTCGATCCGGACGACAAGGATGTGGCCAAGAACATCGGCATACTCCTGCGCGGCAAGACATCGAACGCCACGGAGTGA